In Synergistaceae bacterium, the genomic window ATTCTTGCCATCATCATAACGCACGGCCATGAAGACCACGTTGGCGGACTTCCCTACGTCCTGCCCCGTCTCAATGTCCCACTTTACGGCACTCAATTAACGCTGGGACTTATCCGCAACAAATTGCAGGATGACCTTCCCACTTTCCGCCCCGACTTTCACGAGGTAAGAGCAGGCGATGTCATCAAAATTGGCTCGTTCACAGTAAGATTTATCGCCGTCGCTCACTCTATCCCGGATTGTGTTGCACTCAGCATTGAGACACCACTAGGCAGAATACTTCACACGGGAGATTTCAAGCTCGACAGCACACCAGTTGACGGACGCATTACAGATTACGGGGCATTCGCTGAGGAAGGCGACAAGGGCATAATGCTCCTCTGCTCCGACAGCACTAACGCAGAACGAAAAGGCTTCACACCCTCAGAGCGCATAATATCATCTACGCTTGATACCCTCTTCCGAACGTACCGAACGCGGCGCATAATAATATCATCATTCGCAAGCAACGTTCACAGAATACAGCAGGTCGCCGATGTCGCTTCACGCTTCAACCGTAAAATAGCCTTTCTCGGACGCAGCATGATACGTAATGCAGAGCTTGCACGGGATACTGGCTATCTCAAAATCGACAGCAAGATTATCATTCAGGTTGAAGAGCTGTGGAAGTACTCGGACAATCAGCTTGTTGTTGTTACGACTGGGAGCCAGGGGGAGCCGTTTTCAGGTCTCGTTACTATGAGCAGGGGCGAAAATAGGTCTATAGAGCTTGGAGAACATGATGTAGTGTTCCTGCTTGCCTCTGTAATTCCGGGAAATGAGAAACTCGTCAACAACACTATCAACCGCCTATTCGCACAGGGATGTGAAGTAGTCTACGAGAAAGACAGAAATATTCACGTCTCAGGCCATGCCTCAAGCGAGGAGCTGAAAATCATGCTCAACCTTACACGGCCTCAGTATTTCATTCCTGTTCACGGGGAATATAAACACATGGTAAGGCACTCGCAGTTAGCGCAGGAAGTCGGAATACCTCAGCGCAATATCTTCCTCATGACAAACGGCGATATTCTCACCTTCACCCGCAATGCTCCCCCGAAAAAACACGGCCATGTTCAGGCAGGCGCGGTGATTGTTGACGGGAACGCCGCAGGAAGCATTAAGTCAGAAGTCCTCAAAGAACGCCGCGAAATCTCAGAAGACGGAGTTATAGCCGTAGCAGTAGCAGTTGACGAACGCGGGAAATTGCTCGCACCTCCCGCAATCGAAACACAGGGCGTATTCATCTCGGAGGGCAGCCGCGACATCTTCAATGAGCTTTACGCCGTAACAGAACAGGCAGTGCAGGAATTAGCCGACACTCGCAGACGGGTTAATCCTGACGCACTAAGGAACACCGTGAAAACAAGAGTGCGCGATGTTCTCAGGAAGCGTAATTCGTCATTCGCCGTAGTAATGCCGATAGTCTCAGTGAAAGACCGAGACAATAACAATATTTTCGAGAAGGAGTTTTTCTAGCATGATACATACAATCATACTCGGAGCAGTTCAGGGATTATGCGAGTTCCTGCCCGTAAGCAGTTCGGGACATCTTGCACTGTTTCAGATATTCATGGGATTTAGTGAGAATATGCTGACGTTCGACATACTGCTTCATTTCGCGACGTTACTGGCGGTTGTCCTGTATTTCTGGCGCGACATATGGCAGATATTATGCGACTGGTTCGGCGGATGGATAACATCAAAGAGGCGTTCAGGATGGGCATACGGCTGGGCGGTGATTATTGCGTCATTCATCACGGCGGTAATCGGTATCGGCCTAAAGTCAACAGCAGAGAAATTTTCGGAGAATATTATTCTCGTCGGTGCAGGCGAAATCTTCACGGGTATCATTCTCGTGTTAATCCCCGTATTGTCATCGTCCCGGAAAAATTCATCCCTCCTGAAGACGGCTATATTTGTCGGATTGGCGCAGGGGATTGCTGTGTTGCCCGGCGTGTCGCGTTCGGGAATGTCCATCGCTATGGGTCTTTTCATGGGATTGGGAATGAGCGAGGCTTTCCGCTTCTCCTTCCTCATATCAATTCCGGCGGTGCTTGGTGCTACATTGCTTGAGTGCGTGAAGTTCGTGAAGACTGACGGAAATATATTCCTCCCTGATGGCTATATGATTGCGGCGGCTGTTGCGTTCGTGCTGGGCTTTCTGTCGCTCGTGCTAATGCGGAGAATAGTGAAGGCGCGTAATTGGGCGTGGTTCGGCGTGTACTGCCTCATTGTCGGAATTGGAGTAATACTGCTGTCATGAATATAATCCTCGCTTCAGGAAGTCCGAGACGTAAATCACTCCTCGAAAGTTTAGGGCTGAAGTTCACAGTCTACCGCCCTGACGTAAACGAGGAATATATACCCCGTGAAGAGCCGTCCGAATACTGCATGAGGCTCGCAGGGCTGAAGGCTAATGCAGGGGCTGATGTCTTCCCGGATGATGTCATTATCGCGGCTGACACAATAGTAGTCGTTGACGGCGAAATTCTCGGAAAACCTCACGGACGCGCAGACGCTGAGAGAATGCTCCGGCTCCTTTCGGGGCGTGAACATGAAGTAATCACCGGGCTTGCTGTAATTCGGCGTGAATGCCTCAATGTCGCTGATGTTCATACGCTGGTGAAATTCCGGGCAATGTCTGACGCTGAAATAGCCGCCTATCTCAATACCCCTGAGCCTTACGACAAGGCAGGAGCTTATGCCGTGCAGGGGCTTGGCGCACTGTTCATTGAGGGCATAAATGGCGATTTCTATAACGTTGTCGGTCTGCCTCTATGCACTCTCGGACGAATGCTTCAGCCTCATATAAACCTTCTCCCGAATAGGCCAGCCTAATATTTCACGGGTGTAACGCACTACATCTTCACACGCGCCGGGACTATCTGCTCCCATTCGTTTGCGGCCAGTCCCGGCCATGAAGTTATACAGCTCCGTATCATCAAGAACTCTCAGCGCACAATACGCCATCGCTCCCGCTGTATTCTCCGTGAGGATTTCAGCGTTCCCAAGAAGTTTTTTCTGAACACGCTTGCCCTTGTCATCAGGTGCGATTACAGGTATACCCATTCCAGCGCATAACTGATTAGCCGTTCCGCCCATGCCCAAGAGAATTTTCACTCCGCCTGAAGCTCGCGCTATGTCGTCAGAGGTCAGAGAGATTACTATTCCGCCCTTCGTCAGCGTATCGCCTTCATGTCTCCATCCGCATATCTCGCAGGAGGCAAAAAATTTCACGTAATCCAGCGTCGGAGCTAGCACCATCCTGAAATCTTTATGCCCGTGCCTGTGTAATATCTCTGTCGCTCCGAGAAGTATTGCGGCGTTCTTGCCCGCTGATTTACGGCTCCCAGGCAGTAACAGTATCACTTTCCCCGAACGCGCAACATTTCCGTCAAGCAAATCCATTATGGGATTACCCGAATATACAGCCCGTTCACCTATCTGCGCGGCTGTAGGCTCGTCCCGCGTCCACGTTCGCAGCGTGAAATTGCGTATCATCATTCTCTCCGTCCGCCAATGTCCCGAAATATATACCGTCTTCGCCGTCGCGACAAACATAGGACGCAGACCGCTCCCGAATAAAGTATGCACAAGAAGGTAAACATCTCCCACACACACGGGAGGAAGTATCTTGAGTGAGTTTGAGACTTTACGCCAATCACGGAGCTGTTCGCGAACCTGCCCAAGCAAACCCGCACGAATATCATTCCACAGCTCACGCAGAGAGTACTTCAATATTCCGGCTGACGGCGTTACGGACTTTGCTGACACTACATCAATTCCCGCCTTCCTGAATGCGCTTCCGCTGCCGACTAGGGGGAACGCTGACACTTTCGCATGAGGATATGCACTCTTCATCTTACGCGCCATCACTGAGGCTATCGCGTCTTCACCGTAACCGTTTGAGGCTATCACTATTTCAGGACGCATTATTTCAGCAAGACGGGCGAAAAATTCTGCGGGATTGTGCATCGTTACTTTCACTTTCGGGACAGCCAGAGGGAGCGCAAATTCTGTGCGTGAAATCCCATCCATGTTGGCGAGGTCTTTTTCCGTGCAGGCTATGTACTCTGCGTGAGTTTTCACGGCTTGGGCGTTTATGCTCCGTATGTCGTCATGCGTGTATCGGTGATGGTCTCGGTATGACATGCTTCCCGAAACATTACAGCCCCTCTCTGCAAGCGAACGCGTGAACGTCTCAGGGCTTCCAGTCGCAGAAAACGCAAATACTTCCGCACCTTCCGCAGGCTCTGTGAACTCCCAGCCGTCAGCAGAAAGATCCGACATGAATATATTTCCAGGACTGATATACTTTGAGACCGCATAATACGCCGCGTTAAGCTGTGAGGGTGAAGCCATTGACGACTTTGTGATGACTGCAATATTCGCACGGCGGAGAGCTGATACTTTCTCACGCATAATCCCCGCTGGTGTGAGTTTCCCGTTCCCAAATGGACATAGAGCATCTACCAAAACTATATCACAGTCCCGGCTTAATGCTCTGTGCTGAAATGCGTCATCGGCGATTACAATCTCGATTCCTAATTCACACAGGGAAATCACGCCGTCAATCCTTCTTTTTGAGACTGCTACAGGCACTCTCGGAAGTTTACGCGAAATCATTATAGCCTCGTCGCCCGTAATGTCAAGCTCACCTTTTCCCCCTAGTATTATCGTTACGTCCTGCGCTTTTCCCATGTAGCCCCGTGTTACTATTCCAGGCTTTATCCCGCAGGATAGCGCGTACTGTGCTAGCATTAGCGTGAAAGGTGTCTTGTTCGTTCCGCCGTATGTCAGATTTCCCACGCTTATCACCGGGACAGGCGGAACATCAGAGCGGGTTAGACCGTGCGAATGAAGAAAGTCCGTCCCGGCCATGATGATACCAGTAATCCACGAACATGGCGTGAGTATAGCGTCAAGCGGAAGGCTGTAACGTTTCCCCTCCGCGTAATCTATGTAGTATCTATACATTCCCGTAAAGCTCGGCATACAATCCCCCCGATGATAATAACTGTGCGTGCGTCCCAGCCTCTATAAATCTTCCATCCCTCAATACGTATATCATATCCGCGTTCTTTATCGTGCTTAACCTGTGAGCTATGATGATTGAGGTACGCCCCTTCATCGCCTGATTTAGTGCTTTCTGCACGGCGTATTCTGACGCTGTATCAAGTGAGCTTGTCGCCTCGTCTAGTATCAGTATTCGCGGATTTCGTATCACCGCACGGGCTATCGCTATACGCTGTCGCTGTCCACCTGATAGCGTTACACCCCTTTCACCCACAAGCGTATTGTACCCCTCCGGCAACGTCTCTATGAATGCGCTTATGTCAGCAATCTCCGCCGCATGTCTCACCTTGTCCATGTCAATGTCATCTAGGCCGTATGCTATGTTGAACGCTATACTTCCTCGCATTAATATACACTCCTGCGGAACTATCCCGATTTGTCGCCGTAAGTCCTTCAGGCCGAAATCGTTAATGTTATGGCCGTCAATGAGTATCTCACCTGATGATGGCTCGTAGAAACGCGGTATTAGGTCGGCAATTGTAGATTTCCCGCTTCCTGTCGGGCCGACTATCGCTATTTTTCCCCCTGCGGAAACATTAAGGCTTATTCCATGCAATATTTCTTGCGTGCCGTAGCTGAATGAAACATTGCGGAATGTTACATTTCCCGTAATAAGTGTGTCGGTCTGCCTGTTTTTGTCATCCTCCGTCGGTGCAGATAATATCGCCTGTATCCTTTCGGCGGAAGCTATCCCCGTCTGTATGTAGCTCATCTGATTCATGACGCTTCGGACTGGCTGCACCATGAATGCTATATATCCCGTGAATGATACTAGCTCACCGGGCGTAAGCTCTCCGCCGATTACGCTCATTCCTCCAACCCGAAACACTACAGCCAATGCCGCTATCAGGAATACTTCTATCACTCCCGCTAATATCCCCTGTATGCTGACGGCCTTTAGGAGTGCGTCGTAATTCCCACGCCCAGCCTGACGGAAACGCTCTAGCTCCGCTTCCTCGTTCGCAAATGAACGCACTACCCGAACAGCCGAAAATGCCTCCTGCGCCGTCGCTGTGATGTCCGCTAAATGCTCCTGCACATTATGACCCGCCGAACGCAACTTTTTCCCCGCGTATGACAGCAGCATTCCCACAAACGGCAGGACTATCACAATCAGAGACGTTAATCGCCAATTGATATAGATGATAAATATAAACATTCCCACAAATGTAATCAGGTTAAACATCATATCAATAAATGTTGACGTTACTATATTTTGCAGGGTTGACGCGTCGCCCGTAATTCGGCTCATCAAATCTCCCGTTCTTGAGGCGTAAATAGCTCCCAGCTTCATCCGTAACATATGCCCGTATAGCTCGTTGCGAATGTCCATCACCGCACCTTGCCCCGCTTGGTTCATGTAGTAACGCTGAAGATACATCGTTACAGCCTTCGCACCGAATATCACGCAGACACATACACATATCACATTCAGCATAAATATATTCCGCGAGATTAATACATCGTCAACAACATACTTAAACAGATACGGCGGAATAACATTTAGCCCAGACGATAACAGCATGAATATTACTGCAAGAAATATCTTCAGCCTGTACGGTTTGGCGTAATGATATAGGAATTTTATTGAGGCTGACGGCATTATGTCTCCTCCGTTCCTGCCGCAATGTCCGCTATACGCGAGGCCGCTCCTCTTTCGCCGGACATCAACAGTAGCTCGCGCTTGACGGATGATAGTTTGTCCGCGTCAGAAAGTTCCGCCCTCACTGTCTCAGCAATTACTGACGGGGAAATGTCGCCGAATAATTCCGTG contains:
- a CDS encoding undecaprenyl-diphosphate phosphatase gives rise to the protein MHTIILGAVQGLCEFLPVSSSGHLALFQIFMGFSENMLTFDILLHFATLLAVVLYFWRDIWQILCDWFGGWITSKRRSGWAYGWAVIIASFITAVIGIGLKSTAEKFSENIILVGAGEIFTGIILVLIPVLSSSRKNSSLLKTAIFVGLAQGIAVLPGVSRSGMSIAMGLFMGLGMSEAFRFSFLISIPAVLGATLLECVKFVKTDGNIFLPDGYMIAAAVAFVLGFLSLVLMRRIVKARNWAWFGVYCLIVGIGVILLS
- a CDS encoding ABC transporter ATP-binding protein, translated to MPSASIKFLYHYAKPYRLKIFLAVIFMLLSSGLNVIPPYLFKYVVDDVLISRNIFMLNVICVCVCVIFGAKAVTMYLQRYYMNQAGQGAVMDIRNELYGHMLRMKLGAIYASRTGDLMSRITGDASTLQNIVTSTFIDMMFNLITFVGMFIFIIYINWRLTSLIVIVLPFVGMLLSYAGKKLRSAGHNVQEHLADITATAQEAFSAVRVVRSFANEEAELERFRQAGRGNYDALLKAVSIQGILAGVIEVFLIAALAVVFRVGGMSVIGGELTPGELVSFTGYIAFMVQPVRSVMNQMSYIQTGIASAERIQAILSAPTEDDKNRQTDTLITGNVTFRNVSFSYGTQEILHGISLNVSAGGKIAIVGPTGSGKSTIADLIPRFYEPSSGEILIDGHNINDFGLKDLRRQIGIVPQECILMRGSIAFNIAYGLDDIDMDKVRHAAEIADISAFIETLPEGYNTLVGERGVTLSGGQRQRIAIARAVIRNPRILILDEATSSLDTASEYAVQKALNQAMKGRTSIIIAHRLSTIKNADMIYVLRDGRFIEAGTHAQLLSSGGLYAELYGNV
- a CDS encoding ribonuclease J; its protein translation is MSRNQTHRRHNDDREKLSFIPLGGLGEIGKNMYVLEYNDEIIVIDSGLKFPDSELPGIDYIVPDISYLEHNRGKILAIIITHGHEDHVGGLPYVLPRLNVPLYGTQLTLGLIRNKLQDDLPTFRPDFHEVRAGDVIKIGSFTVRFIAVAHSIPDCVALSIETPLGRILHTGDFKLDSTPVDGRITDYGAFAEEGDKGIMLLCSDSTNAERKGFTPSERIISSTLDTLFRTYRTRRIIISSFASNVHRIQQVADVASRFNRKIAFLGRSMIRNAELARDTGYLKIDSKIIIQVEELWKYSDNQLVVVTTGSQGEPFSGLVTMSRGENRSIELGEHDVVFLLASVIPGNEKLVNNTINRLFAQGCEVVYEKDRNIHVSGHASSEELKIMLNLTRPQYFIPVHGEYKHMVRHSQLAQEVGIPQRNIFLMTNGDILTFTRNAPPKKHGHVQAGAVIVDGNAAGSIKSEVLKERREISEDGVIAVAVAVDERGKLLAPPAIETQGVFISEGSRDIFNELYAVTEQAVQELADTRRRVNPDALRNTVKTRVRDVLRKRNSSFAVVMPIVSVKDRDNNNIFEKEFF
- the lpxK gene encoding tetraacyldisaccharide 4'-kinase → MPSFTGMYRYYIDYAEGKRYSLPLDAILTPCSWITGIIMAGTDFLHSHGLTRSDVPPVPVISVGNLTYGGTNKTPFTLMLAQYALSCGIKPGIVTRGYMGKAQDVTIILGGKGELDITGDEAIMISRKLPRVPVAVSKRRIDGVISLCELGIEIVIADDAFQHRALSRDCDIVLVDALCPFGNGKLTPAGIMREKVSALRRANIAVITKSSMASPSQLNAAYYAVSKYISPGNIFMSDLSADGWEFTEPAEGAEVFAFSATGSPETFTRSLAERGCNVSGSMSYRDHHRYTHDDIRSINAQAVKTHAEYIACTEKDLANMDGISRTEFALPLAVPKVKVTMHNPAEFFARLAEIMRPEIVIASNGYGEDAIASVMARKMKSAYPHAKVSAFPLVGSGSAFRKAGIDVVSAKSVTPSAGILKYSLRELWNDIRAGLLGQVREQLRDWRKVSNSLKILPPVCVGDVYLLVHTLFGSGLRPMFVATAKTVYISGHWRTERMMIRNFTLRTWTRDEPTAAQIGERAVYSGNPIMDLLDGNVARSGKVILLLPGSRKSAGKNAAILLGATEILHRHGHKDFRMVLAPTLDYVKFFASCEICGWRHEGDTLTKGGIVISLTSDDIARASGGVKILLGMGGTANQLCAGMGIPVIAPDDKGKRVQKKLLGNAEILTENTAGAMAYCALRVLDDTELYNFMAGTGRKRMGADSPGACEDVVRYTREILGWPIREKVYMRLKHSSESA
- the maf gene encoding septum formation inhibitor Maf produces the protein MNIILASGSPRRKSLLESLGLKFTVYRPDVNEEYIPREEPSEYCMRLAGLKANAGADVFPDDVIIAADTIVVVDGEILGKPHGRADAERMLRLLSGREHEVITGLAVIRRECLNVADVHTLVKFRAMSDAEIAAYLNTPEPYDKAGAYAVQGLGALFIEGINGDFYNVVGLPLCTLGRMLQPHINLLPNRPA